In Methanobrevibacter boviskoreani JH1, the sequence ATATAAATCAGATGTATCAGATGATGATATAGTGGTAGATGTTGGATGTGGTACTGGTGGTTTAACAGTTGAGTTTGCTCAAAGAGCCAAAAAAGTATATTCAATCGACAAAAATCAGGAAGCCGTAAAGGTTACAGAAAGGAATCTTAAAAAACTTTTACAAGATGACTATAATGTTGAA encodes:
- a CDS encoding methyltransferase domain-containing protein; translated protein: MFNDNDFIKICEVPGPTKEAIRALLLYKSDVSDDDIVVDVGCGTGGLTVEFAQRAKKVYSIDKNQEAVKVTERNLKKLLQDDYNVE